TAGAGTCGATATTATGCTTGGTGCACCCGCGCCGATCCCGAACCATCAAGGTTTGCGCGCCGAGCCATTTTGTCAGGTTAACAATGTGCTGGTTGCAGCAACAAACCATCCGATTAATCATTTAAGTCAGCCCATTAGCCGCTACGATATTCAGCAGTTTAGAACCATTATCGTGCACGATTCAGCCAAGCGGATAATTGCTCGTTCGGCCAACATTATTGAACAAAGTCATCACTTTTATGTGCAAACGGTTGAACAAAAATTACAGGCCATTATTGCCGGTATCGGCATTGGATTTTTACCTGAAAGCCGAATAACAAAACAACTCGAACGCGGTGAGTTAGTGGTAATCGATATAGAACAACCCGTGAACCCAGTTGATTTATACATGGCATGGAAGTTGGTGAATAAAGGCAAGGCACTGCAAAGTTTTAGGCAATGCCTAGCTGCAAGGTAGGCGAGCATTTATGCTTGAGAGCCTGCAAACCTGTCTTTTTGGCGAGCATTTATGCTTGCAGAACCTGCAAACCTTTCTTTTGTAGAT
This genomic window from Saccharobesus litoralis contains:
- a CDS encoding LysR substrate-binding domain-containing protein, with the translated sequence MYNSAITLEALIVLDAIDNRGSFAAAAEQLNKVPSALSYIVQKLEEQLAVTLFVRQGRRSVLTPAGRHLLDEGRKVLAAVSKISEQTQTISHGWEPKLRIGIDSILDISQVLPAIQQFLQAHPNIEIDISEEVLNGAWEALIEDRVDIMLGAPAPIPNHQGLRAEPFCQVNNVLVAATNHPINHLSQPISRYDIQQFRTIIVHDSAKRIIARSANIIEQSHHFYVQTVEQKLQAIIAGIGIGFLPESRITKQLERGELVVIDIEQPVNPVDLYMAWKLVNKGKALQSFRQCLAAR